Proteins encoded within one genomic window of Pantoea eucalypti:
- the malK gene encoding maltose/maltodextrin ABC transporter ATP-binding protein MalK encodes MASVVLRNVTKAWGETVVSKDIDLTIREGEFVVFVGPSGCGKSTLLRMIAGLETITSGELLIGDQRMNEVPPAERGIGMVFQSYALYPHLSVAENMSFGLKLAGVKKAEIHQRVNQVAEILQLAHLLDRRPKALSGGQRQRVAIGRTLVAEPRVFLLDEPLSNLDAALRVQMRIEISRLHKRLKRTMIYVTHDQIEAMTLADKIVVLDAGRIAQVGKPLELYHYPANRFVAGFIGSPKMNFLPVKVTATAIDQVQVRLPNQQLVWLPVDSAGVQVGSNMSLGIRPEHLLSSDIADVTLEGEVQVVEQLGHETQIHIEIPAIRQNLVYRQEDVVLVKEGAILGIGLPPERCHLFREDGSACRRLYQEPGV; translated from the coding sequence ATGGCGAGCGTTGTGTTACGCAATGTCACGAAAGCCTGGGGCGAAACAGTGGTGTCGAAAGATATCGATCTCACTATTCGTGAAGGGGAATTTGTTGTATTCGTCGGCCCATCAGGCTGTGGAAAATCGACACTGCTGCGCATGATTGCCGGTCTGGAAACCATCACCAGCGGCGAGCTGTTAATCGGCGACCAGCGAATGAATGAAGTGCCACCTGCTGAACGCGGCATTGGCATGGTGTTTCAATCCTATGCGCTCTATCCACACCTCTCCGTGGCGGAAAATATGTCTTTTGGCCTGAAGCTGGCCGGAGTGAAAAAAGCGGAGATCCATCAGCGCGTCAATCAGGTGGCAGAGATCCTTCAGCTGGCGCATCTGCTTGATCGCCGGCCTAAGGCCCTTTCCGGTGGGCAGCGTCAGCGCGTGGCAATTGGCCGTACGCTGGTGGCCGAACCCCGCGTCTTCCTGCTGGATGAACCGCTGTCAAACCTGGACGCCGCGCTGCGCGTCCAGATGCGCATTGAGATCTCCCGTCTGCATAAGCGCCTGAAACGCACCATGATTTATGTGACCCACGATCAGATCGAAGCGATGACGCTGGCTGACAAGATCGTGGTGCTCGATGCCGGGCGCATTGCGCAGGTCGGCAAACCGCTTGAGCTTTACCACTATCCCGCTAACCGCTTTGTCGCCGGATTTATCGGCTCACCCAAAATGAACTTCCTGCCGGTCAAAGTGACCGCCACCGCCATCGATCAGGTTCAGGTACGACTGCCGAATCAGCAACTGGTCTGGCTGCCGGTTGACAGCGCCGGCGTGCAGGTTGGCAGCAATATGTCACTGGGTATTCGCCCGGAACATCTGCTCTCCAGCGATATCGCCGACGTTACCCTGGAAGGGGAAGTGCAGGTGGTGGAACAGCTGGGGCATGAAACACAGATCCACATCGAGATTCCCGCTATCCGTCAAAACCTGGTCTACCGCCAGGAGGACGTCGTGCTGGTGAAAGAGGGCGCCATCCTCGGTATTGGCCTGCCGCCCGAGCGTTGTCACCTGTTCCGTGAGGACGGGAGCGCGTGCCGCAGGCTTTATCAGGAGCCGGGTGTATAG
- the malG gene encoding maltose ABC transporter permease MalG → MAMVQPKSQRLRLFTTHLLLLVFIAAILFPLLMVIAISLRSGNFATGSLIPEQISWEHWRLALGFSVEHADGSVTPPPFPVLLWLWNSIKIAAISALGIVALSTTCAYAFARMRFAGRASLLKGMLIFQMFPAVLSLVALYALFDRLGQYLPFIGLNTHGGVIFAYMGGIALHVWTIKGYFETIDGSLEEAAALDGATPWQAFRLVLLPLSVPILAVVFILAFIAAVTEVPVASLLLRDVNSYTLAVGMQQYLNPQNYLWGDFAAAAVLSAIPITLVFLLAQRWLVSGLTAGGVKG, encoded by the coding sequence ATGGCTATGGTACAACCCAAATCACAACGGCTGCGTCTGTTCACCACGCATCTGCTGCTGCTGGTATTTATTGCGGCGATACTCTTCCCGCTGCTCATGGTTATCGCAATTTCACTGCGATCCGGTAACTTCGCCACCGGCAGCCTAATCCCGGAACAGATCTCCTGGGAGCACTGGCGGCTGGCGCTGGGTTTCAGCGTTGAACATGCGGATGGAAGCGTGACACCGCCGCCCTTTCCGGTGCTGTTATGGTTATGGAACTCGATCAAGATTGCTGCAATCAGCGCGCTAGGCATCGTGGCACTTTCGACCACCTGCGCCTATGCGTTTGCGCGTATGCGCTTTGCCGGTCGTGCCAGCCTGCTGAAAGGGATGCTGATATTCCAGATGTTCCCGGCGGTTCTGTCACTGGTGGCGCTCTATGCGCTTTTTGATCGGCTCGGTCAGTATCTGCCGTTTATCGGGCTGAATACCCATGGTGGCGTAATCTTCGCCTATATGGGCGGCATCGCGCTGCATGTCTGGACGATTAAAGGGTATTTCGAAACCATCGACGGATCACTGGAAGAGGCCGCCGCGCTGGATGGCGCAACACCATGGCAGGCGTTCCGGCTGGTGCTGCTGCCGCTGTCAGTGCCGATTCTGGCGGTGGTGTTTATTCTGGCGTTTATCGCAGCGGTCACTGAAGTGCCGGTTGCTTCGCTGCTGCTGCGCGACGTCAACAGCTACACCCTTGCGGTCGGGATGCAACAGTATCTCAATCCGCAGAACTATTTGTGGGGAGACTTTGCCGCCGCGGCGGTGCTCTCCGCGATTCCGATCACCCTGGTGTTCCTGCTGGCGCAGCGCTGGCTGGTAAGCGGTTTAACCGCAGGCGGGGTGAAAGGCTAA
- the malE gene encoding maltose/maltodextrin ABC transporter substrate-binding protein MalE has translation MTTKTGARILALSALSAVLFSASAMAKIEEGKLVIWINGDKGYNGLADVGKKFEKETGIKVTVEHPDKMEEKYPQVAATGDGPDIIFWAHDRFGGYAQSGLLAEVTPDASFREKIFPFTWDAVRFDGKLIGYPISVEALSLIYNKKLLPNPPKTWEEIAGLDKQLRAKGKSAIMFNLQEPYFTWPLLAAGGAYAFKLTDGHYDVKDVGVDNAGAKAGMQFLVDQVKAKTLNADTDYSIAEAAFNKGETAMTINGPWAWGNLDKSGIDYGVTELPTLKGKPSKAFVGVLSAGINAASPNKELAKEFLENYLLTDSGLETVNKDKPLGAVALKSYQQTLEKDPRIAATMSNAKQGDIMPNIPQMAAFWYAMRTATLNALGGRQSVDAALKDAQARLKK, from the coding sequence ATGACGACGAAAACCGGAGCACGCATTCTGGCCCTTTCTGCCCTCTCTGCTGTGCTCTTTTCAGCAAGCGCAATGGCAAAAATTGAGGAAGGCAAACTGGTCATCTGGATTAACGGTGACAAGGGCTACAACGGCCTTGCCGACGTGGGTAAGAAATTTGAGAAGGAGACCGGCATTAAAGTCACGGTCGAACATCCTGACAAAATGGAAGAGAAGTATCCGCAGGTCGCGGCGACCGGCGATGGCCCGGACATTATCTTCTGGGCACATGACCGCTTTGGCGGCTACGCGCAGTCGGGCCTGCTGGCGGAGGTCACGCCGGATGCCAGCTTCCGCGAGAAGATCTTCCCGTTCACCTGGGACGCGGTACGCTTCGACGGCAAGCTGATTGGCTATCCGATCTCGGTTGAGGCGCTGTCACTGATCTACAACAAAAAGCTGCTGCCGAACCCGCCGAAAACCTGGGAAGAGATTGCCGGTCTTGATAAGCAACTGCGCGCCAAAGGCAAGAGCGCGATTATGTTCAACCTGCAGGAACCCTACTTCACCTGGCCACTGCTGGCCGCGGGCGGTGCCTACGCCTTTAAACTCACCGACGGACACTATGACGTGAAGGATGTCGGCGTCGATAACGCCGGCGCGAAAGCGGGCATGCAGTTCCTGGTCGATCAGGTCAAAGCCAAAACGCTGAATGCGGATACCGACTACTCCATCGCTGAGGCCGCCTTTAACAAAGGCGAAACCGCCATGACCATTAATGGTCCGTGGGCGTGGGGCAACCTGGACAAGAGCGGCATCGACTATGGCGTTACTGAACTGCCCACGCTGAAGGGCAAACCGTCGAAAGCCTTTGTCGGTGTGCTGAGTGCCGGGATCAACGCCGCCAGTCCAAACAAAGAGCTGGCGAAAGAGTTCCTGGAGAACTATCTGCTGACCGATTCCGGACTGGAAACGGTTAATAAAGACAAGCCGCTGGGTGCCGTGGCGCTGAAATCCTACCAGCAGACGCTGGAAAAAGATCCGCGTATCGCCGCCACCATGAGCAACGCTAAACAGGGCGACATCATGCCAAACATCCCGCAGATGGCGGCCTTCTGGTACGCGATGCGCACCGCCACGCTGAATGCGCTGGGCGGTCGTCAGAGTGTTGACGCCGCGCTTAAAGATGCCCAGGCCCGCCTGAAGAAGTAA
- a CDS encoding NAD(P)H-dependent oxidoreductase yields the protein MHALIVTSHPNQDAHTHRVADQLAQGIISTGQHTAEKADLAAERFDPRFTLTDHRHFNGQAEASPDVLAEQQRLNRADALVLVYPVYWWSFPAQLKGWIDRVFIAGWAFDEQEGRIVKRLNHLPVHLIAIGGADTRTFLRRGYFGSMRNQIDHGIFDYCGAPVVTSELLLSGDEGYPESHYQLAQALGQRLFPHQEKHDR from the coding sequence ATGCATGCATTAATAGTGACTTCTCATCCCAATCAGGATGCGCATACCCACCGCGTGGCGGACCAGCTGGCGCAGGGCATTATCTCGACCGGCCAGCACACGGCTGAAAAAGCCGATCTGGCAGCTGAAAGATTTGATCCGCGTTTCACGCTCACCGACCACCGGCATTTCAACGGCCAGGCGGAGGCATCGCCGGATGTGCTGGCTGAACAGCAGCGGTTAAATCGCGCTGATGCGCTGGTGCTGGTCTATCCAGTTTACTGGTGGTCATTTCCTGCCCAGCTCAAAGGCTGGATAGATCGGGTTTTCATTGCCGGATGGGCCTTTGATGAACAGGAGGGTCGGATAGTGAAGCGCCTCAATCATCTTCCTGTGCATCTGATTGCAATCGGGGGCGCGGATACGCGAACTTTTCTGCGGCGCGGCTATTTCGGCAGCATGCGAAATCAGATTGATCACGGCATTTTTGACTACTGTGGCGCGCCGGTGGTGACCAGTGAACTGTTGCTAAGCGGCGATGAGGGTTATCCTGAGTCACACTATCAGCTGGCGCAGGCGTTGGGCCAGCGTCTGTTCCCCCATCAGGAAAAACATGACCGTTGA
- a CDS encoding methionine ABC transporter ATP-binding protein: MIKISHLSKHYAGAPAPALDDISLTIEEGTIFGILGRSGAGKSTLLRCLNRLESPSSGRIEIDGQDLAAMSLAQLRQQRQQMGMIFQHFNLLHSRNVQDNVDLALEIAGVRAAERRQRVASLLKLVGLESSGKAWPSQLSGGQKQRVGIARALAARPRYLLCDEATSALDPETTTSILDLLADIQQQLNITIVLITHEMAVVKRICDGAALLENGQLVESGSLSQIMGREEGRLRKMLLRDGEADRAFIKKYQHEALTRCVA; the protein is encoded by the coding sequence ATGATTAAAATCAGCCATCTCAGTAAACATTACGCTGGCGCACCTGCGCCAGCTCTGGACGACATCTCACTCACCATCGAAGAGGGCACCATCTTTGGCATCCTCGGACGAAGCGGGGCGGGTAAAAGCACGCTGCTACGCTGCCTGAACCGGCTGGAAAGCCCTTCCAGCGGGCGGATTGAGATTGACGGCCAGGATCTCGCCGCGATGAGCCTGGCGCAACTGCGTCAGCAGCGTCAGCAGATGGGGATGATCTTCCAGCACTTCAATCTGCTGCATTCGCGCAATGTACAGGACAACGTCGATCTGGCGCTGGAGATTGCCGGTGTGCGAGCGGCGGAGCGCCGCCAGCGTGTGGCCTCATTGCTGAAGCTGGTGGGGCTGGAATCGTCTGGCAAAGCCTGGCCGTCGCAACTCTCAGGTGGGCAGAAACAGCGTGTCGGCATCGCCCGTGCGCTGGCCGCCCGACCCCGTTATCTGCTGTGTGATGAGGCCACCAGCGCGCTGGACCCCGAAACCACCACCTCGATTCTCGATTTGCTTGCCGATATTCAGCAGCAGCTCAACATCACCATTGTGTTGATTACCCATGAAATGGCGGTGGTGAAGCGGATTTGTGACGGAGCGGCACTGCTGGAGAATGGCCAGCTGGTTGAAAGCGGCAGCCTGAGCCAGATCATGGGACGTGAAGAGGGACGCCTGCGCAAAATGCTGCTGAGGGATGGCGAAGCAGACCGGGCGTTTATCAAAAAATATCAGCATGAGGCATTAACCCGATGCGTAGCATGA
- the malF gene encoding maltose ABC transporter permease MalF, which translates to MSGKPKTHSLLLKGVLIGIGCLLVGYLLILMYAQGEYLFALLTLILSATGLWIFANRRAYAWRYVYPGVAGMSLFVLFPLACTIAIAFTNYSSTNQLTFERAQQVLLGRTFQAGEAVSFSLFPAGDRWQLVLNDGKADFVSPPFQFGPEQTLKMAPATPPAGERATFRVITTNRQALSQIRAELPDGRQLRMSSLRQFSGTQPLYRVGAKDELINQQSGTHYRANPQTGFYQAVNADNKWGNETLSPGFTVNTGWKNFVRVFTDEGIQKPFLAIFGWTLLFSLITVVLTVAVGMVLACLVQWEALRGKAIYRVMLILPYAVPAFISILIFKGLFNQSFGEINVMLSALFGVKPAWFSDPTLARTMLIIVNTWLGYPYMMILCMGLLKAIPDDLYEASAMDGAGPLQNFFLITLPLLLKPLMPLMIASFAFNFNNFVLVQLLTNGGPDRLGTTTPAGYTDLLVNYTWRIAFEGGGGQDFGLAAAIATLIFLLVGALAVINLKASRMKFD; encoded by the coding sequence ATGTCAGGAAAACCGAAAACGCACAGTCTGTTGCTGAAAGGCGTTCTCATCGGAATCGGCTGTCTGCTGGTCGGCTATCTGCTGATACTGATGTACGCGCAGGGTGAATATCTGTTTGCGTTGCTGACGCTGATCCTCAGTGCAACCGGGCTGTGGATTTTTGCTAATCGTCGCGCCTATGCGTGGCGTTATGTCTATCCCGGCGTGGCAGGAATGTCGCTGTTTGTGTTGTTCCCCCTCGCCTGCACCATCGCTATCGCCTTTACCAACTACAGTAGCACCAACCAGCTCACCTTTGAGCGGGCGCAGCAGGTACTGCTGGGCCGCACATTCCAGGCGGGTGAAGCAGTGAGTTTCTCACTGTTTCCGGCTGGCGATCGCTGGCAGTTGGTGCTGAACGATGGCAAAGCAGACTTTGTCTCGCCGCCGTTTCAGTTTGGCCCGGAACAGACGCTGAAAATGGCCCCGGCGACGCCACCCGCTGGCGAACGGGCGACGTTCAGGGTTATCACGACTAACCGCCAGGCACTGAGCCAGATCCGCGCTGAGTTGCCGGATGGGCGTCAGTTGCGCATGAGTTCGCTCCGCCAGTTCTCCGGCACCCAGCCGCTCTATCGGGTTGGCGCAAAAGATGAACTGATCAACCAGCAGAGCGGCACGCATTACCGCGCCAATCCGCAGACCGGCTTCTATCAGGCCGTGAACGCGGACAATAAGTGGGGCAACGAAACCTTAAGCCCCGGATTTACCGTGAATACCGGCTGGAAGAACTTCGTGCGGGTGTTTACTGATGAAGGGATTCAGAAGCCGTTCCTGGCGATATTTGGCTGGACGCTGCTTTTCTCGCTCATCACGGTGGTGCTGACCGTAGCCGTCGGGATGGTGCTGGCCTGTCTGGTGCAGTGGGAAGCGTTACGCGGCAAAGCGATCTATCGGGTGATGCTGATCCTGCCCTATGCGGTACCGGCGTTTATCTCGATTTTGATTTTCAAAGGACTGTTTAACCAGAGCTTTGGGGAGATCAACGTGATGCTTAGCGCGCTATTTGGCGTGAAGCCTGCGTGGTTCAGCGATCCCACGCTGGCACGCACCATGCTGATTATCGTCAACACCTGGCTGGGCTATCCCTACATGATGATCCTCTGCATGGGACTGCTGAAAGCGATTCCCGATGATCTCTATGAAGCCTCGGCGATGGACGGAGCAGGACCGCTGCAGAACTTCTTCCTGATTACGCTGCCGCTGTTGCTGAAGCCGTTGATGCCGCTGATGATTGCCAGCTTTGCCTTCAATTTTAATAACTTTGTGCTGGTACAGTTACTGACCAACGGCGGACCGGATCGTCTTGGCACGACCACGCCAGCCGGTTATACCGATTTGCTGGTGAACTACACCTGGCGCATCGCCTTTGAGGGCGGCGGCGGGCAGGACTTTGGTCTGGCGGCTGCCATCGCCACGCTGATCTTCCTGCTGGTGGGTGCGCTGGCAGTGATTAACCTGAAAGCCTCGCGGATGAAGTTCGACTAA
- a CDS encoding methionine ABC transporter permease: MRSMSSERFQELLLNATGETLYMVLLAALFTVAIGLPVGVMLFLTRPKGILPNRGISLLLNTLVNTGRALPFVVLLIALIPFTRLLVGTTLGSTAAIVPITLGAFPFFARIVENALDEVDRGRIEAVVSMGGTLWHIVSRVLLPEALPALVAGVTLTIVMLIGFSAMAGVVGGGGLGDLAIRYGYQRFDNQIMAATIVVLLALVMLIQKLGDRLVRSLAYRR; this comes from the coding sequence ATGCGTAGCATGAGTAGTGAGCGGTTTCAGGAACTGCTGCTGAATGCCACTGGCGAAACACTGTACATGGTGCTGCTGGCGGCACTTTTCACGGTCGCGATAGGGCTGCCGGTGGGTGTGATGCTGTTTCTGACCCGGCCAAAAGGCATTCTGCCCAATCGTGGGATTTCACTGCTGCTGAATACGCTGGTCAATACCGGACGCGCGTTGCCGTTTGTGGTGCTGCTGATTGCGCTGATCCCCTTTACCCGTCTGCTGGTCGGCACCACGCTGGGCAGCACTGCCGCCATTGTGCCGATTACGCTGGGCGCGTTTCCTTTCTTTGCCCGCATTGTGGAGAACGCGCTGGATGAGGTCGATCGCGGCCGCATTGAAGCGGTGGTATCAATGGGCGGCACGCTGTGGCATATCGTCAGCCGTGTGCTGCTGCCGGAAGCGCTACCCGCACTGGTGGCGGGCGTTACCCTGACGATTGTGATGCTGATTGGCTTCTCGGCGATGGCGGGCGTGGTCGGTGGCGGCGGACTGGGTGATCTGGCGATTCGTTACGGTTATCAGCGCTTCGACAACCAGATCATGGCGGCCACCATTGTGGTGCTGCTGGCGCTGGTAATGCTGATTCAGAAACTCGGCGACCGGCTGGTGCGCTCACTGGCTTATCGTCGGTAG
- a CDS encoding MetQ/NlpA family ABC transporter substrate-binding protein — MIKKRFLVVAGLSLLIAQSLQAAPLRVAADPLPHAEILEYVKTLDPKLDIKIVELSGGVNANELLAAGDVDANYFQHLPYLKDQEKALGKTFAVVASVHIEPLGIYSRKVKSLAALPEGASIAVPNNTTNLSRALWLLQDKGVIKLSAKGEAGSTLVTPKDISENPKNIKIVEIESPQLPRSLDDVDAAVINGNYALEAGLTPAKDALGLESAAHNPYANLLVTTPERAKDPRVLQLAKDLRSPQVAAFIRKNYQGSVIPVADEQHD, encoded by the coding sequence ATGATTAAAAAGCGCTTTCTGGTCGTGGCCGGTCTTTCACTGCTGATTGCTCAAAGCTTACAGGCTGCACCGCTGCGCGTGGCGGCTGATCCCCTGCCGCACGCGGAAATCCTGGAGTATGTCAAAACTCTGGATCCAAAACTGGATATCAAAATTGTCGAGCTGAGCGGCGGCGTGAATGCCAATGAACTGCTGGCCGCCGGAGATGTCGATGCCAACTACTTCCAGCATCTGCCTTATCTGAAAGATCAGGAGAAAGCGCTGGGTAAAACCTTTGCCGTCGTTGCCAGCGTGCATATTGAGCCGCTGGGGATTTACTCGCGCAAGGTGAAATCACTGGCGGCGCTGCCAGAGGGTGCCAGCATTGCTGTGCCGAATAACACCACCAACCTGAGCCGTGCACTGTGGCTGTTGCAGGACAAAGGGGTGATCAAACTAAGCGCGAAGGGAGAGGCGGGTTCGACGCTGGTGACGCCGAAAGATATCAGTGAAAACCCGAAGAATATTAAAATCGTTGAGATTGAGTCGCCACAGCTGCCGCGCTCGCTGGATGATGTGGATGCCGCCGTGATTAATGGCAACTACGCGCTGGAAGCCGGGCTGACGCCTGCGAAAGATGCGCTGGGTCTGGAGTCCGCGGCCCATAACCCTTACGCCAACCTGCTGGTGACCACGCCTGAACGGGCTAAAGATCCGCGCGTGTTACAGCTGGCAAAAGATCTGCGCTCGCCGCAGGTGGCGGCGTTTATCCGTAAAAATTATCAGGGCTCTGTGATTCCGGTTGCGGACGAGCAGCATGATTAA
- a CDS encoding TetR/AcrR family transcriptional regulator: protein MTVEKVPRKRLSREARRRQLSDVAWQILQTEGSEALTLARVGEAAGVSKPVVYDHFTTRHGLLAALYDDFDRRQTERMDAAMNAAPMVMQKKAEVLAACYVDCVMTEGREIPELLSALSTSPELAAVKRHYQLDFIARCQRWFAPFAGSSGIPEAGMWGLLGGADAIAAAVTRGDVAKPEGEQAITAMVVALVTGSRASESA from the coding sequence ATGACCGTTGAGAAAGTACCGCGGAAACGACTGTCACGTGAGGCCCGACGCAGGCAGTTGTCGGATGTCGCGTGGCAGATTTTGCAAACCGAAGGCAGCGAAGCGCTGACGCTGGCACGGGTCGGCGAAGCGGCGGGCGTCAGTAAACCGGTGGTTTACGATCATTTCACCACCCGTCATGGATTGCTGGCAGCGTTGTATGACGATTTTGATCGTCGCCAGACCGAGCGAATGGACGCGGCGATGAATGCTGCGCCGATGGTGATGCAGAAAAAAGCGGAAGTGCTGGCCGCCTGTTATGTGGATTGTGTGATGACTGAAGGACGTGAGATTCCAGAGTTGCTGTCAGCACTCAGCACCTCACCGGAACTGGCCGCCGTCAAACGCCACTATCAGCTCGATTTTATCGCCCGCTGTCAGCGCTGGTTTGCGCCCTTCGCTGGCAGCAGCGGGATACCAGAAGCAGGAATGTGGGGCTTGCTGGGGGGCGCGGATGCTATCGCCGCCGCCGTGACACGTGGCGATGTCGCTAAGCCGGAAGGCGAGCAGGCAATAACGGCCATGGTCGTCGCGCTGGTAACTGGCAGCCGTGCATCGGAGTCAGCGTAG